One genomic window of Gossypium hirsutum isolate 1008001.06 chromosome D11, Gossypium_hirsutum_v2.1, whole genome shotgun sequence includes the following:
- the LOC107912270 gene encoding protein ARV 2 isoform X1, producing the protein MGQIRSLFNPIISKRMRFCFLFFSHRQIYFSEKKKHKRKLLDFVFSFFSFVLMEYRCVQCGFRIKTLFVQYSPGNIRLMKCVNCKAVADEYIECELMIVLIDLILHKPKAYRHVLFNVLNHERTHFQGLLWKSLVGFLVLDAYRSLLVKKPEEEWGTSMSISSIFWIYRKMLMDVFLGNYMFLCSFLFAIRSLLKTSAQFSRFRDLLLAVLISSYFKILLTAMMVWEFPPAVIYIIDLFVLSSNTVALKVITKSTMNRCIGACFIAHAIKFCITQAFA; encoded by the exons ATGGGTCAGATCCGGAGTCTGTTCAACCCGATTATTTCCAAAAGAATGAGGttctgtttcctttttttttctcaccGTCAAATttattttagtgaaaaaaaaaagcataaacgAAAGTTGCTAGATTTTGttttctcctttttctctttCGTGTTAATGGAATACCGGTGTGTCCAGTGCGGGTTTCGGATCAAAACCCTATTCGTTCAATACTCACCGGGAAACATTCGGTTGATGAAATGT GTGAACTGTAAAGCAGTTGCTGATGAATATATTGAATGTGAGCTCATG ATTGTTTTGATTGATTTAATATTGCACAAGCCAAAAGCATACAGACATGTACTTTTCAACGTTCTCAACCATGAAAGAACCCATTTTCAG GGTCTCTTGTGGAAGTCATTAGTTGGTTTTCTTGTACTGGATGCAT ACAGAAGTTTGCTTGTCAAAAAACCTGAGGAAGAATGGGGCACATCCATGAGcatttcttcaattttttggATATATCGTAAG ATGTTGATGGATGTATTTCTTGGGAACTATATGTTTCTGTGTTCTTTCCTTTTTGCAATCAGGAGCCTGCTCAAGACATCAGCTCAATTCTCCAG GTTCAGAGATCTGTTGCTTGCAGTTCTAATTTCAAGTTACTTCAAGATTCTTCTCACTGCCATGATG GTTTGGGAGTTTCCACCTGCAGTGATTTACATCattgatttatttgttttatcatcTAATACAGTGGCACTAAAAG TGATAACCAAGTCAACTATGAATCGATGTATAGGGGCCTGCTTCATCGcacatgccataaaattttgtATAACACAAGCATTTGCTTAA
- the LOC107912270 gene encoding protein ARV 1 isoform X2 — translation MGQIRSLFNPIISKRMRFCFLFFSHRQIYFSEKKKHKRKLLDFVFSFFSFVLMEYRCVQCGFRIKTLFVQYSPGNIRLMKCVNCKAVADEYIECELMGLLWKSLVGFLVLDAYRSLLVKKPEEEWGTSMSISSIFWIYRKMLMDVFLGNYMFLCSFLFAIRSLLKTSAQFSRFRDLLLAVLISSYFKILLTAMMVWEFPPAVIYIIDLFVLSSNTVALKVITKSTMNRCIGACFIAHAIKFCITQAFA, via the exons ATGGGTCAGATCCGGAGTCTGTTCAACCCGATTATTTCCAAAAGAATGAGGttctgtttcctttttttttctcaccGTCAAATttattttagtgaaaaaaaaaagcataaacgAAAGTTGCTAGATTTTGttttctcctttttctctttCGTGTTAATGGAATACCGGTGTGTCCAGTGCGGGTTTCGGATCAAAACCCTATTCGTTCAATACTCACCGGGAAACATTCGGTTGATGAAATGT GTGAACTGTAAAGCAGTTGCTGATGAATATATTGAATGTGAGCTCATG GGTCTCTTGTGGAAGTCATTAGTTGGTTTTCTTGTACTGGATGCAT ACAGAAGTTTGCTTGTCAAAAAACCTGAGGAAGAATGGGGCACATCCATGAGcatttcttcaattttttggATATATCGTAAG ATGTTGATGGATGTATTTCTTGGGAACTATATGTTTCTGTGTTCTTTCCTTTTTGCAATCAGGAGCCTGCTCAAGACATCAGCTCAATTCTCCAG GTTCAGAGATCTGTTGCTTGCAGTTCTAATTTCAAGTTACTTCAAGATTCTTCTCACTGCCATGATG GTTTGGGAGTTTCCACCTGCAGTGATTTACATCattgatttatttgttttatcatcTAATACAGTGGCACTAAAAG TGATAACCAAGTCAACTATGAATCGATGTATAGGGGCCTGCTTCATCGcacatgccataaaattttgtATAACACAAGCATTTGCTTAA
- the LOC107912269 gene encoding NAC domain-containing protein 6 isoform X1: protein MNYVKGFRFHPTDAEAIELLWEKLQLDRDSFIQLGDSLVPVITQLNDICKFEPAELPGRSELVSGDNVWYFFCSPRYKYRNSKRKNRVTKQGYWNPTGKSRTIVTTCDGKKITGTRQALVFYKGRVCVKNKKANKTLWVMHEFELTLNLPNQKSLILCKLKKKYGKINVSIGEEEQSNQYLPSSNLENHCTNNGVPKEQLNSTEPVAFSEYSGIQSELVNNEQTVDEFVDSLLIKNDEFYSNQPYFVHDKQEPKNQEGFSDLTYQKLRTPNDRVWTMNEVGSSSGLVANDPSYSNGDNNQHDTSFAEEGSSLAFENHVLVDSISMGGSGFDEFLHNGLFMAELSPLPEPPKNPDEVQNHQFSTNEQDEFCNSIFITTD from the exons ATGAACTACGTCAAGGGATTCAGGTTCCACCCAACAGATGCTGAAGCCATCGAGCTTCTATGGGAAAAACTACAACTCGATCGTGATTCTTTTATCCAACTCGGTGATTCACTCGTTCCAGTCATTACTCAGCTCAATGACATCTGCAAATTCGAACCTGCGGAATTGCCTG GGCGGTCGGAGTTAGTGTCAGGTGACAACGTCTGGTATTTCTTCTGCTCACCAAGATACAAGTACCGCAATAGTAAACGAAAAAACAGGGTGACGAAGCAAGGTTATTGGAATCCAACAGGGAAATCTCGTACAATAGTGACAACATGCGATGGAAAGAAGATAACTGGAACCAGACAGGCCTTGGTGTTCTACAAAGGTCGTGTTTGTGTTAAAAACAAAAAAGCAAATAAGACCCTGTGGGTCATGCATGAGTTTGAACTCACTCTTAATCTTCCAAACCAA aaAAGTTTAATTCTTTGTAAACTGAAGAAAAAATATGGGAAGATAAATGTTTCGATCGGAGAAGAAGAGCAATCAAATCAATATTTGCCTTCTTCCAACTTAGAAAACCACTGTACAAACAACGGAGTTCCAAAG GAGCAGTTAAACTCTACAGAGCCGGTGGCATTCAGTGAATATAGTGGAATTCAATCTGAGTTAGTCAACAATGAACAGACTGTTGATGAATTTGTGGATTCTCTTCTTATTAAGAATGATGAGTTCTACAGCAACCAACCTTACTTTGTTCATGACAAACAAGAACCCAAG AACCAGGAAGGCTTTAGTGATCTAACATATCAGAAGCTAAGAACACCCAATGACCGTGTTTGGACCATGAATGAAGTAGGGAGCAGTTCAGGTCTGGTAGCTAATGATCCATCGTACTCAAATGGAGATAACAATCAACATGATACTTCTTTTGCTGAGGAGGGCTCTAGCTTGGCTTTCGAAAATCATGTTCTAGTGGATTCCATTTCAATG GGAGGATCAGGGTTTGATGAGTTCTTACACAATGGGTTATTCATGGCTGAATTATCACCCCTGCCAGAACCACCTAAAAACCCAGATGAGGTTCAAAATCATCAGTTTAGCACCAATGAACAGGATGAGTTTTGTAATTCAATTTTCATCACTACCGATTAA
- the LOC107912269 gene encoding NAC domain-containing protein 4 isoform X2, with protein MNYVKGFRFHPTDAEAIELLWEKLQLDRDSFIQLGDSLVPVITQLNDICKFEPAELPGRSELVSGDNVWYFFCSPRYKYRNSKRKNRVTKQGYWNPTGKSRTIVTTCDGKKITGTRQALVFYKGRVCVKNKKANKTLWVMHEFELTLNLPNQKSLILCKLKKKYGKINVSIGEEEQSNQYLPSSNLENHCTNNGVPKLNSTEPVAFSEYSGIQSELVNNEQTVDEFVDSLLIKNDEFYSNQPYFVHDKQEPKNQEGFSDLTYQKLRTPNDRVWTMNEVGSSSGLVANDPSYSNGDNNQHDTSFAEEGSSLAFENHVLVDSISMGGSGFDEFLHNGLFMAELSPLPEPPKNPDEVQNHQFSTNEQDEFCNSIFITTD; from the exons ATGAACTACGTCAAGGGATTCAGGTTCCACCCAACAGATGCTGAAGCCATCGAGCTTCTATGGGAAAAACTACAACTCGATCGTGATTCTTTTATCCAACTCGGTGATTCACTCGTTCCAGTCATTACTCAGCTCAATGACATCTGCAAATTCGAACCTGCGGAATTGCCTG GGCGGTCGGAGTTAGTGTCAGGTGACAACGTCTGGTATTTCTTCTGCTCACCAAGATACAAGTACCGCAATAGTAAACGAAAAAACAGGGTGACGAAGCAAGGTTATTGGAATCCAACAGGGAAATCTCGTACAATAGTGACAACATGCGATGGAAAGAAGATAACTGGAACCAGACAGGCCTTGGTGTTCTACAAAGGTCGTGTTTGTGTTAAAAACAAAAAAGCAAATAAGACCCTGTGGGTCATGCATGAGTTTGAACTCACTCTTAATCTTCCAAACCAA aaAAGTTTAATTCTTTGTAAACTGAAGAAAAAATATGGGAAGATAAATGTTTCGATCGGAGAAGAAGAGCAATCAAATCAATATTTGCCTTCTTCCAACTTAGAAAACCACTGTACAAACAACGGAGTTCCAAAG TTAAACTCTACAGAGCCGGTGGCATTCAGTGAATATAGTGGAATTCAATCTGAGTTAGTCAACAATGAACAGACTGTTGATGAATTTGTGGATTCTCTTCTTATTAAGAATGATGAGTTCTACAGCAACCAACCTTACTTTGTTCATGACAAACAAGAACCCAAG AACCAGGAAGGCTTTAGTGATCTAACATATCAGAAGCTAAGAACACCCAATGACCGTGTTTGGACCATGAATGAAGTAGGGAGCAGTTCAGGTCTGGTAGCTAATGATCCATCGTACTCAAATGGAGATAACAATCAACATGATACTTCTTTTGCTGAGGAGGGCTCTAGCTTGGCTTTCGAAAATCATGTTCTAGTGGATTCCATTTCAATG GGAGGATCAGGGTTTGATGAGTTCTTACACAATGGGTTATTCATGGCTGAATTATCACCCCTGCCAGAACCACCTAAAAACCCAGATGAGGTTCAAAATCATCAGTTTAGCACCAATGAACAGGATGAGTTTTGTAATTCAATTTTCATCACTACCGATTAA
- the LOC107912268 gene encoding NAC domain-containing protein 86-like: protein MRNKKGYHIIHRIPNEERFSSYYCYYLFWVAVGYYLWKKILTITGYRFHPTDFELLHYYLLNKNLGRDSLVQAIAELEDICGLEPWQLPGHSNVPSGDHVWYFFYRPSFKYQNSSRINRTTNEGYWKPTGKPRRIMAMDQDIEIGKKRTLVFYKGHVSDNTKMKTGWIMHEYELTATLPNQTTFVLCKLKRKFGKAEVSCIDEGQSSHYLPPNLGNYIANNANQAEAARCLTANSNPNEMLTQLEALNDHEELEHQYIELWNSYVGGDFPKHDGSGDFGTHGAENAIANHHLLTEIPMGQEVLQDQSGTNEQDISNLGELGPGDERSNQHKLIMDDDGCNMPSNSENDAAEDSVKMDLSTSARPSTDEEVFAGLEALPEAQGNRIEQMIDDWNLDEGIPNAFDNQCSSSIEGQNPTPITGGCNLSFEPDALNLPRKRSRTDYCYEGFGFDT, encoded by the exons ATGAGGAACAAAAAGGGTTACCATATCATTCACCGGATTCCTAATGAAGAACGATTTAGCAGTTACTATTGCTATTACCTCTTCTGGGTTGCGGTTGGTTACTATCTCTGGAAAAAAATTCTCACCATAACGGGCTACAGGTTCCACCCAACAGATTTCGAGCTCCTCCATTACTATCTACTAAACAAAAATCTCGGCCGTGATTCTCTGGTCCAAGCTATCGCTGAATTGGAAGATATTTGTGGATTAGAGCCTTGGCAATTACCTG GACATTCGAATGTACCCTCTGGCGATCACGTTTGGTATTTCTTTTACCGGCCAAGTTTCAAGTACCAGAACAGTTCAAGGATCAACAGGACAACCAACGAAGGTTACTGGAAACCGACGGGCAAACCTCGTAGGATAATGGCTATGGACCAGGATATCGAGATCGGCAAGAAAAGGACGTTGGTTTTTTACAAGGGACACGTTAGTGACAATACCAAAATGAAGACCGGTTGGATCATGCATGAATATGAGCTCACTGCTACTCTTCCTAACCAG ACAACTTTTGTTCTCTGTAAATTGAAGAGGAAGTTCGGGAAGGCTGAGGTTTCGTGCATTGATGAAGGTCAATCAAGTCACTATTTGCCTCCTAACTTGGGAAATTATATTGCAAATAATGCAAATCAGGCGGAAGCTGCTAGATGCCTTACG GCCAACTCAAACCCTAATGAGATGTTAACACAGCTGGAAGCTCTTAATGATCACGAGGAGCTAGAACATCAATATATAGAGTTGTGGAATTCATATGTTGGTGGTGATTTTCCTAAGCACGATGGCTCTGGCGATTTCGGAACCCATGGTGCGGAAAATGCAATTGCAAAT CATCACTTACTTACTGAGATACCAATGGGGCAAGAGGTACTTCAAGATCAATCAGGCACTAATGAACAAGACATCAGCAACTTAGGGGAGTTAGGGCCTGGTGATGAAAGAAGCAATCAACATAAGTTAATCATGGACGATGATGGATGTAACATGCCATCTAATTCCGAAAATGATGCAGCTGAAGATTCAGTTAAAATG GATTTATCAACTTCTGCTAGACCATCAACGGATGAAGAGGTCTTTGCAGGTTTAGAAGCACTTCCAGAA GCCCAAGGAAACAGGATTGAGCAAATGATTGATGATTGGAATTTAGATGAAGGAATACCCAATGCTTTTGACAATCAATGTAGTAGCAGCATTGAAGGGCAAAATCCAACACCTATAACTGGTGGCTGTAATTTGTCTTTTGAACCTGATGCCCTAAATCTACCTAGGAAAAGGTCACGTACTGATTATTGTTATGAAGGATTTGGCTTCGACACGTAG
- the LOC107912263 gene encoding uncharacterized calcium-binding protein At1g02270 isoform X2 — MFEERLSAAGYKTFKLARTNNRGDGLLTAIHQDYFKVLNYRELLFNDCGDRVAQLLHVKSVVPFSINQNNCVEQEILIVNTHLLFPHDSSLSIARLHQVYQILLYLETYQQENKLTQMPVILCGDWNGSKRGHVYKFLRSQGFVSSYDIAHECSDSEADADKWISHRNHRGNICGVDFIWLRNPNKSRKPLKISWAEAAFGIIKFQLQKASLAENDAFAFLRADNSVDHITYSAFCDALRQVNLTGLSYGLSFQDTKDLWVQADFDGNGVLDYEEFKRIWNSTWSDHMDEDCSSDDSNEGNEEETVGFTVKNAALFPREVEKGIWPENYSLSDHARLTAVFSPVRLRCPRRSP, encoded by the exons ATGTTTGAAGAGAGGCTTAGTGCTGCAGGCTATAAGACCTTCAAGCTTGCAAGGACCAACAACCGAGGAGATG GTTTATTGACTGCTATACACCAGGACTACTTCAAGGTTTTAAATTATAGAGAATTGCTCTTCAATGACTGTGGAGACCGAGTTGCTCAGTTGTTGCATGTTAAATCAGTTGTCCCTTTTTCAATAAATCAGAATAACTGTGTTGAACAAGAAATCCTTATTGTGAACACCCACCTATTATTTCCTCATGATTCCAGTTTATCCATTGCAAGACTGCACCAG GTTTATCAAATACTACTATATCTGGAAACGTATCAACAAGAAAACAAACTCACCCAGATGCCTGTCATACTCTGCGG TGACTGGAATGGAAGCAAGCGTGGGCATGTCTACAAGTTCCTTAGGTCCCAGGGATTTGTATCATCTTATGATATTGCTCATGAATGTTCAGACAGTGAGGCAGATGCTGACAAG TGGATTAGTCATCGGAATCATAGAGGAAACATATGTGGTGTCGATTTTATATGGCTTCGTAATCCTAATAAGTCACGAAAACCATTGAAGATAAGTTGGGCTGAAGCAGCTTTTGGCATAATAAAG TTTCAACTTCAAAAGGCTTCTTTGGCTGAAAATGATGCATTTGCCTTTCTAAGGGCTGACAACAGTGTCGACCATATAACTTATTCGGCATTCTGTGATGCTCTTAGACAG GTAAATTTAACCGGTCTTTCTTATGGACTAAGTTTCCAAGACACGAAAGATCTTTGGGTCCAAGCAGACTTTGATGGAAATGGTGTTCTAGACTATGAAGAATTTAAG AGAATCTGGAACTCAACGTGGTCAGATCATATGGACGAAGATTGCAGCTCGGATGACTCAAATGAAGGTAATGAGGAAGAGACTGTCGGTTTTACAGTAAAGAATGCAGCTCTTTTCCCCCGTGAAGTAGAGAAGGGGATATGGCCGGAAAACTACTCTCTTTCTGATCATGCCCGGCTAACCGCTGTGTTCTCACCGGTGAGATTGCGGTGTCCACGTCGGAGCCCGTAG
- the LOC107912263 gene encoding uncharacterized calcium-binding protein At1g02270 isoform X1 yields MVLAGFYNDPEFANVDSSENESILPFKGTILRTKSGKISSPVEEPCVSCTTFNILAPIYKRLDQQNQSVRESDFRAFWLARNERIVDWLLYESSSIICLQEFWVGNEELVHMFEERLSAAGYKTFKLARTNNRGDGLLTAIHQDYFKVLNYRELLFNDCGDRVAQLLHVKSVVPFSINQNNCVEQEILIVNTHLLFPHDSSLSIARLHQVYQILLYLETYQQENKLTQMPVILCGDWNGSKRGHVYKFLRSQGFVSSYDIAHECSDSEADADKWISHRNHRGNICGVDFIWLRNPNKSRKPLKISWAEAAFGIIKFQLQKASLAENDAFAFLRADNSVDHITYSAFCDALRQVNLTGLSYGLSFQDTKDLWVQADFDGNGVLDYEEFKRIWNSTWSDHMDEDCSSDDSNEGNEEETVGFTVKNAALFPREVEKGIWPENYSLSDHARLTAVFSPVRLRCPRRSP; encoded by the exons ATG GTGTTGGCAGGATTTTATAATGACCCTGAATTTGCTAATGTGGATTCAAGTGAAAATGAGTCTATTCTTCCTTTTAAAGGAACGATTTTGAGGACTAAGTCTGGTAAAATTTCTTCACCAGTGGAGGAGCCTTGCGTTTCATGTACCACATTCAACATTCTGGCTCCTATCTACAAGCGATTGGACCAGCAG AATCAGAGCGTACGAGAGAGTGATTTTAGAGCATTTTGGTTAGCTAGAAACGAGAGGATTGTAGATTGGTTGCTTTATGAAAGTTCTTCAATTATATGTCTCCAG GAATTTTGGGTTGGAAACGAAGAATTGGTGCATATGTTTGAAGAGAGGCTTAGTGCTGCAGGCTATAAGACCTTCAAGCTTGCAAGGACCAACAACCGAGGAGATG GTTTATTGACTGCTATACACCAGGACTACTTCAAGGTTTTAAATTATAGAGAATTGCTCTTCAATGACTGTGGAGACCGAGTTGCTCAGTTGTTGCATGTTAAATCAGTTGTCCCTTTTTCAATAAATCAGAATAACTGTGTTGAACAAGAAATCCTTATTGTGAACACCCACCTATTATTTCCTCATGATTCCAGTTTATCCATTGCAAGACTGCACCAG GTTTATCAAATACTACTATATCTGGAAACGTATCAACAAGAAAACAAACTCACCCAGATGCCTGTCATACTCTGCGG TGACTGGAATGGAAGCAAGCGTGGGCATGTCTACAAGTTCCTTAGGTCCCAGGGATTTGTATCATCTTATGATATTGCTCATGAATGTTCAGACAGTGAGGCAGATGCTGACAAG TGGATTAGTCATCGGAATCATAGAGGAAACATATGTGGTGTCGATTTTATATGGCTTCGTAATCCTAATAAGTCACGAAAACCATTGAAGATAAGTTGGGCTGAAGCAGCTTTTGGCATAATAAAG TTTCAACTTCAAAAGGCTTCTTTGGCTGAAAATGATGCATTTGCCTTTCTAAGGGCTGACAACAGTGTCGACCATATAACTTATTCGGCATTCTGTGATGCTCTTAGACAG GTAAATTTAACCGGTCTTTCTTATGGACTAAGTTTCCAAGACACGAAAGATCTTTGGGTCCAAGCAGACTTTGATGGAAATGGTGTTCTAGACTATGAAGAATTTAAG AGAATCTGGAACTCAACGTGGTCAGATCATATGGACGAAGATTGCAGCTCGGATGACTCAAATGAAGGTAATGAGGAAGAGACTGTCGGTTTTACAGTAAAGAATGCAGCTCTTTTCCCCCGTGAAGTAGAGAAGGGGATATGGCCGGAAAACTACTCTCTTTCTGATCATGCCCGGCTAACCGCTGTGTTCTCACCGGTGAGATTGCGGTGTCCACGTCGGAGCCCGTAG
- the LOC107912267 gene encoding uncharacterized protein translates to MPCFTAIQLNILTVLLFFCFWAPIARSLPDNSGSIRLPSDGFTNADENEGVSARFNKPSSCPVNCFRTEPVCGVNGVTYWCGRADALCAGTRVAKVGFCEVGSGGSASFPGQALLLVHIVWLVLLGFSVLCGLF, encoded by the coding sequence ATGCCGTGCTTCACGGCAATTCAGCTAAACATCCTAACCGTCCTCCTCTTCTTCTGTTTCTGGGCGCCGATCGCGCGATCCTTGCCGGATAATTCGGGATCTATCCGGTTACCTTCCGACGGATTTACAAACGCCGATGAGAACGAAGGCGTCTCCGCTCGATTCAATAAGCCGTCATCCTGCCCGGTCAATTGCTTCCGAACGGAGCCCGTTTGCGGCGTTAATGGCGTCACCTACTGGTGCGGTCGCGCCGATGCATTATGTGCCGGTACTCGCGTGGCCAAAGTAGGATTTTGTGAGGTCGGGAGCGGAGGTAGCGCGTCGTTTCCTGGTCAGGCTCTGCTTTTGGTTCATATTGTTTGGCTCGTCTTGCTTGGCTTTTCTGTATTGTGTggtcttttctaa
- the LOC107912265 gene encoding uncharacterized protein C594.04c, protein MGRSGNLKNAIVAFLVPLPSILFYLFFLDHFHSNSSSLSSLWSWCFHHPLLLANVFFFFNVNVLFWIIGHIQSSNWMIDLYWTVIPVLLIHYYATHPSAQFDGLRSKIVIVLTWVWSIRLTHSYFRREKWQWGAREDWRFADMRLQYGKHWWWISFFSVYFSQQIFLIGICLPLYVVHSVDKPMNIWDLVAAGVCLCGIVIAYFADTQLHNFVTRNTKLKELGKPVVPNLDRGLWQYSRHPNYFGEQLWWWGLVVFAWNLGHGWTFVGSLINSMCFAYVTVLVEQRMLKQEYRAEAYRLYQKTTSVWVPWFRSSAIAVKDKDT, encoded by the exons ATGGGCAGAAGTGGTAACTTGAAAAATGCTATAGTAGcatttcttgttcctctcccttCAATTCTCTTCTATCTTTTTTTCCTTGACCATTTCCACAGTAATAGTAGTTCTCTTTCTTCTCTTTGGTCGTGGTGCTTCCATCACCCTCTCCTATTAGCCAatgtcttctttttcttcaatgtCAACGTCCTCTTCTGGATCATCGGTCACATCCAATCCAGCAACTGG ATGATTGATTTGTATTGGACTGTGATACCGGTGTTGCTAATTCATTACTATGCAACCCACCCTTCGGCGCAATTTGATGGGTTGAGATCAAAGATAGTGATAGTTTTGACCTGGGTTTGGAGTATTAGGCTGACCCATAGCTATTTCAGGCGAGAAAAATGGCAGTGGGGTGCCAGGGAAGACTGGAGGTTCGCTGATATGCGCCTACAGTATGGCAAGCATTGGTGGTGGATTTCCTTCTTCTCTGTTTACTTTTCTCAACAG ATATTTCTGATTGGGATATGTCTTCCACTGTATGTGGTGCATTCGGTTGATAAGCCCATGAATATCTGGGATTTGGTTGCTGCTGGAGTTTGTTTGTGTGGCATTGTCATAGCATACTTTGCAGATACGCAACTGCAtaattttgtgactagaaataccaAGCTGAAAGAGCTCGGAAAACCCGTGGTTCCCAACCTTGACCGGGGCTTATGGCAGTACTCCCGTCATCCAAACTACTTTGGGGAGCAGTTATGGTGGTGGGGGCTGGTTGTATTTGCATGGAACTTGGGTCATGGATGGACCTTTGTGGGGTCTTTGATCAACAGTATGTGCTTTGCTTATGTTACTGTGCTTGTGGAGCAACGGATGTTGAAGCAAGAGTATAGAGCTGAAGCATACAGGTTATACCAAAAGACAACCTCAGTGTGGGTACCTTGGTTCAGATCTTCTGCTATAGCAGTGAAGGATAAGGATACTTGA